A genomic window from Glycine max cultivar Williams 82 chromosome 17, Glycine_max_v4.0, whole genome shotgun sequence includes:
- the LOC100811042 gene encoding cytochrome P450 78A5 produces MSSSELSSFFLLRLSDILSFDVLLGVMFLVAVFGYWLVPGGLAWAFSKFKPAIPGPSGYPVVGLVWAFIGPLTHRVLAKLAETFDAKPLMAFSVGFTRFIISSHPDTAKEILNSSAFADRPVKESAYELLFHRAMGFAPYGEYWRNLRRISATHMFSPRRIAAQGVFRARIGAQMVRDIVGLMGRDGVVEVRKVLHFGSLNNVMKSVFGRSYVFGEGGDGCELEGLVSEGYHLLGVFNWSDHFPLLGWLDLQGVRKSCRSLVDRVNVYVGKIILEHRVKRVAQGEDNKAIDTDSSGDFVDVLLDLEKENRLNHSDMVAVLWEMIFRGTDTVAILLEWILARMVLHPEIQAKAQSEIDSVVGSGRSVSDDDLPNLPYVRAIVKETLRMHPPGPLLSWARLSIHDTQIGNHFVPAGTTAMVNMWAITHDQEVWYEPKQFKPERFLKDEDVPIMGSDLRLAPFGSGRRVCPGKAMGLATVELWLAMFLQKFKWMPCDDSGVDLSECLKLSMEMKHSLKTKVVARPVVSLAM; encoded by the exons ATGTCATCATCGGAACTctcctctttctttcttctccgtCTATCAGACATACTCAGTTTCGATGTTTTGCTCGGAGTTATGTTTCTAGTTGCCGTGTTCGGCTACTGGCTGGTTCCCGGCGGTCTTGCTTGGGCTTTTTCCAAGTTCAAGCCCGCGATTCCCGGGCCTTCCGGTTACCCGGTGGTGGGTCTGGTTTGGGCTTTCATAGGGCCTCTTACTCACAGGGTCCTTGCTAAGTTGGCTGAAACCTTTGATGCAAAGCCCTTGATGGCGTTCTCTGTGGGGTTCACTCGTTTCATCATCTCTTCTCACCCCGACACCGCCAAAGAGATCTTGAACAGTTCCGCTTTCGCGGATCGTCCCGTTAAGGAATCTGCTTATGAACTTCTCTTTCACCGTGCGATGGGGTTTGCACCCTACGGTGAGTACTGGAGGAACCTGAGGAGGATCTCCGCAACTCACATGTTCTCTCCGAGGAGAATCGCAGCCCAAGGAGTGTTTCGGGCCCGGATTGGAGCCCAAATGGTGAGAGACATCGTGGGCCTGATGGGGAGGGACGGTGTGGTGGAGGTGAGGAAGGTGTTGCATTTTGGGTCGTTGAATAACGTGATGAAGAGCGTGTTTGGGAGGAGTTATGTGTTTGGTGAGGGGGGTGATGGGTGTGAGCTCGAGGGGTTGGTGAGCGAGGGGTATCATTTGCTTGGGGTGTTTAACTGGAGTGACCACTTTCCACTCTTGGGTTGGTTGGATTTGCAAGGTGTGAGGAAGAGCTGTAGGAGTTTGGTTGATAGAGTGAATGTTTATGTtgggaaaatcattttggagcATAGAGTGAAGAGGGTTGCTCAAGGTGAGGATAATAAGGCCATTGATACTGATAGTTCTGGTGACTTTGTTGATGTGCTGCTGGATTTGGAGAAAGAGAATAGGCTAAACCACTCTGATATGGTTGCTGTTTTGTGG GAAATGATATTTAGAGGGACTGATACGGTAGCTATCCTTCTAGAGTGGATTCTAGCAAGAATGGTTCTTCATCCAGAAATACAAGCAAAGGCACAATCTGAAATAGACTCTGTGGTTGGGTCTGGGCGTAGTGTGAGTGATGATGACCTTCCAAACCTTCCTTACGTTCGAGCCATAGTGAAGGAAACCTTAAGGATGCACCCACCAGGCCCTCTTCTTTCATGGGCCAGACTTTCTATTCATGACACACAAATTGGCAATCACTTTGTTCCAGCTGGCACCACTGCTATGGTAAACATGTGGGCCATAACTCACGACCAAGAAGTGTGGTATGAGCCAAAACAGTTCAAGCCGGAGCGTTTTTTGAAGGACGAGGACGTGCCAATCATGGGATCTGATCTTAGGTTGGCACCTTTTGGCTCTGGGAGGAGAGTGTGCCCTGGAAAAGCCATGGGCTTGGCCACTGTTGAGCTTTGGCTTGCTATGTtcttacaaaaattcaaatggatGCCCTGTGATGATTCTGGTGTTGACTTGTCTGAGTGTTTGAAGCTCTCCATGGAGATGAAACACTCTCTCAAAACCAAAGTTGTTGCAAGGCCTGTAGTTTCTCTTGCAATGTAA